The following nucleotide sequence is from Alkalihalobacillus sp. LMS39.
AGAATGAATGATGCTTTCTTTATGAAGGATGACTTCTATATTGTCATACGGGATGTTAAAGAGCCAATGAGCTTCGATAACTTCCAATCCTTTATTCATCATTGTTGCGGAATCGATTGTAATTTTAGACCCCATTGACCAGTTCGGATGATTTAATGCTTCTTTCACCGTTACATTTTGTAATTCGGAACGACTCTTATCGCGGAAACTACCACCTGAAGCCGTTAATATTAATTTTGCGATATCTTTTTGCTGCTCTCCTTGTAGACATTGGAAGATTGCGGAATGCTCACTATCGACTGGAAGTAAGTCTACCTCATTTTTTCTCGCTGCTTCAGTAACAATATGACCAGCCGTTACTAATGTTTCCTTATTAGCTATGGCAATTGTTTTTTTCGCTTCAATCGCAGCGAGCGTTGGAACTAAACCAACACTTCCTATCACGGCGTTCACGACAATATCAACTTCATCAAGTGTTGCCACTTCAATAATTCCTTTTTCACCATACTGTAACGTCACATTGAAAGGAAGTTGATTTACTAAATTGTCATATGTTTGTTTTGATTGAACAGAAACTATTTTTGGTCGAAACTCATGAATTTGCTCAAGTGCTAAAGCTTCGTTTTTACCTACTGACATCGCAGATAAGGAAAATTGCTCTGGATGTTGCCTTATAATATCTAATGTTTGAGTTCCGATCGATCCTGTTGCTCCAAGTAAACTAATGTTCTTCAACGGTTTCCACCCTCGCTTTTAAATTACACTATGTATATCTATGCTTATATCAATTGTAATAAATGTAGAATCGGCATTACATAAATCAAACTATCAAAACGATCTAAAATTCCCCCGTGCCCTGGCAATAATTTTCCAGAGTCTTTTACCGAATAATGCCGTTTTAATGCTGATTCTACTAAATCCCCTAGTTGCCCAAATACAGAAGTAATGAAAATGACAGTAACAAGTAAGAATACTGAATCAAATAAAGGGAAAATGAATTGAAAACCAAACCCTACAAGAAATGCGCAGGCAATTCCA
It contains:
- a CDS encoding 1-deoxy-D-xylulose-5-phosphate reductoisomerase, whose translation is MKNISLLGATGSIGTQTLDIIRQHPEQFSLSAMSVGKNEALALEQIHEFRPKIVSVQSKQTYDNLVNQLPFNVTLQYGEKGIIEVATLDEVDIVVNAVIGSVGLVPTLAAIEAKKTIAIANKETLVTAGHIVTEAARKNEVDLLPVDSEHSAIFQCLQGEQQKDIAKLILTASGGSFRDKSRSELQNVTVKEALNHPNWSMGSKITIDSATMMNKGLEVIEAHWLFNIPYDNIEVILHKESIIHSMVEYIDGSVIAQLGTPDMRVPIQYALSYPNRLEFKNKDRLNLWEIQKLHFSKPDFTRFRCLHFAYESGRIGGTMTTVLNAANEMAVAAFLEGKISFLHIEQLIEQSLEKHDAIANPSLGDILEVDKETRSFVTSLIK